In Atribacterota bacterium, a genomic segment contains:
- a CDS encoding amino acid ABC transporter permease, with translation MSFISLAWDILPKLMEGTAVTIQLTVISIIIGILLGIPVAMGRVYGNKLFYAICTFFVEIIRGTPLLTQLFILYFGLPSVGVMLSPFIAAIIGMGLNSAAYQAEYFRGAIQSVKKEQLTAAYSIGMSQFQTIRHIVLPQMFRLVIPSWSNELIYLLKYSSMAYMIQAPEIMSQGRLIASRNFRTFEVFIIVALIYLVLVSILSKFLDVIERKFRIPGL, from the coding sequence ATGAGTTTTATCTCACTTGCCTGGGATATACTGCCAAAATTAATGGAAGGTACAGCGGTTACTATTCAATTAACCGTTATATCTATAATAATCGGTATTTTATTAGGCATTCCTGTTGCTATGGGGAGAGTTTACGGGAATAAACTATTCTATGCTATCTGTACCTTTTTTGTAGAGATAATTCGGGGAACACCTTTATTAACCCAACTATTTATCCTTTATTTTGGTCTGCCTTCAGTAGGTGTTATGTTGTCGCCATTTATTGCAGCTATTATCGGAATGGGTTTAAACAGTGCCGCCTATCAGGCAGAATACTTCCGGGGTGCTATTCAATCTGTAAAAAAAGAACAATTGACTGCTGCCTATTCTATTGGGATGAGTCAGTTTCAAACAATAAGACATATTGTTTTACCCCAAATGTTTCGTTTAGTTATTCCATCCTGGTCAAATGAACTTATTTATCTTTTAAAATATTCATCCATGGCTTATATGATACAGGCTCCGGAAATTATGTCTCAAGGCAGATTGATTGCATCCCGTAATTTTAGAACATTTGAAGTTTTTATCATAGTTGCATTGATATATCTTGTACTGGTTTCAATTTTATCTAAATTTTTGGATGTGATTGAAAGAAAGTTCCGTATCCCGGGACTTTAA
- a CDS encoding amino acid ABC transporter ATP-binding protein yields MPDVILKAENVYKRYGKLEVLKGISFQVNRGDTTVIIGPSGTGKSTLLTCINQLTPPDKGRIWLEDTEITNPKTDINLIRSSIGMVFQHFNLFTHLTVLDNVRIGLSVVKKIPKNEATEISMEKLNEVGLADKVSSYPAELSGGQQQRVSIARALAMNPKLILFDEPTSALDPELIGEVLNVMTKLAEMGMTMVVVSHEMGFARAVANDIIFMENGFIVEEGKPDKMFNDSENPRTREFLHKITELYGGKEK; encoded by the coding sequence ATGCCAGATGTTATTCTAAAAGCTGAAAATGTATACAAAAGATATGGAAAACTGGAAGTACTAAAAGGTATTTCTTTCCAGGTAAACAGAGGTGATACTACGGTAATTATCGGACCTTCAGGTACCGGCAAGAGTACTTTGCTAACATGTATTAACCAGCTAACCCCGCCTGACAAAGGACGCATTTGGTTGGAAGATACCGAGATTACCAATCCAAAGACTGATATTAATTTAATCCGTTCTTCAATTGGAATGGTCTTTCAGCACTTTAACCTGTTTACCCATCTGACCGTTTTGGATAATGTCCGTATCGGGTTATCAGTAGTTAAAAAAATACCAAAAAATGAAGCAACTGAGATAAGTATGGAAAAACTTAATGAAGTGGGATTGGCTGATAAGGTAAGTTCGTATCCTGCTGAATTATCAGGGGGACAACAACAGCGTGTTTCAATTGCCCGGGCACTGGCAATGAATCCAAAACTGATACTTTTTGATGAACCCACATCTGCACTTGACCCTGAGCTGATCGGAGAAGTGTTAAATGTTATGACCAAACTTGCTGAAATGGGAATGACCATGGTGGTTGTTTCACATGAAATGGGTTTTGCCCGTGCAGTAGCAAATGACATTATATTTATGGAAAATGGCTTTATTGTGGAAGAGGGCAAACCGGATAAGATGTTTAATGATTCTGAAAATCCAAGGACACGGGAATTTTTACATAAGATTACCGAGCTCTATGGGGGTAAAGAAAAATGA